The proteins below are encoded in one region of Ursus arctos isolate Adak ecotype North America unplaced genomic scaffold, UrsArc2.0 scaffold_24, whole genome shotgun sequence:
- the NMT1 gene encoding glycylpeptide N-tetradecanoyltransferase 1 has protein sequence MADESETAVKPPAPPLPQMMEGNGNGHEHCSDCENEEDNSYSRGGLSPANDTGAKKKKKKQKKKKEKGNETDSAQDQPVKMNSLPAERIQEIQKAIELFSVGQGPAKTMEEASKRSYQFWDTQPVPKLGEVVNTHGPVEPDKDNIRQEPYTLPQGFTWDALDLGDRGVLKELYGLLNENYVEDDDNMFRFDYSPDFLLWALRPPGWLPQWHCGVRVVSSRKLVGFISAIPANIHIYDTEKKMVEINFLCVHKKLRSKRVAPVLIREITRRVHLEGIFQAVYTAGVVLPKPVGTCRYWHRSLNPRKLIEVKFSHLSRNMTMQRTMKLYRLPETPKTAGLRPMERKDIPVVHQLLTRYLKQFHLTPVMSQEEVGHWFYPQENIIDTFVVENANGEVTDFLSFYTLPSTIMNHPTHKSLKAAYSFYNVHTQTPLLDLMSDALVLAKMKGFDVFNALDLMENKTFLEKLKFGIGDGNLQYYLYNWKCPSMGAEKVGLVLQ, from the exons TGGTTTGAGTCCAGCCAACGACACTGgagccaaaaagaagaaaaagaaacaaaaaaagaagaaagagaaaggcaatgaGACAGATTCAGCCCAGGATCAGCCTGTGAAG ATGAACTCTTTGCCAGCCGAGAGGATCCAGGAAATACAGAAGGCCATTGAACTGTTCTCAGTGGGTCAGGGGCCTGCCAAAACCATGGAGGAGGCTAGCAAGCGAAGCTACCAGTTCTGGGACACGCAGCCTGTCCCCAAACTCG GAGAAGTGGTGAACACCCATGGGCCCGTGGAGCCTGACAAAGACAACATCCGCCAGGAGCCCTACACCCTGCCCCAGGGCTTCACCTGGGATGCCTTGGACCTGGGGGACCGTGGTGTG CTGAAAGAGCTCTACGGCCTCCTGAACGAGAACTATGTGGAGGACGACGACAATATGTTCCGGTTCGACTACTCCCCGGACTTTCTGCTGTG GGCTCTCcggccgcctggctggctcccccAGTGGCACTGCGGGGTTCGAGTGGTCTCAAGTCGGAAACTGGTTGGGTTCATCAGTGCCATCCCGGCAAACATCCACATCTATGACAC aGAGAAGAAGATGGTGGAGATCAACTTCCTGTGTGTCCACAAGAAGCTGCGCTCTAAGAGGGTGGCCCCGGTCCTCATCCGGGAGATAACCCGGCGAGTTCACCTGGAGGGCATTTTCCAAGCTGTTTACACTGCCGGGGTGGTGTTACCAAAGCCTGTTGGCACCTGCAG GTACTGGCATCGGTCCCTGAACCCACGGAAGCTGATTGAAGTGAAGTTCTCTCACCTGAGCAGAAATATGACCATGCAGCGCACCATGAAGCTGTACCGCCTGCCGGAG ACGCCCAAGACAGCTGGGCTGCGACCAATGGAAAGAAAGGACATTCCAGTAGTGCACCAGCTCCTCACCAGGTACCTGAAGCAGTTCCACCTCACGCCGGTCATGAGCCAGGAGGAGGTGGGGCACTGGTTCTACCCCCAGGAGAATATCATCGACACTTTCGTGGTGGAG AACGCAAATGGTGAGGTGACAGACTTCCTGAGTTTTTATACGCTTCCCTCCACCATCATGAACCATCCAACCCACAAGAGTCTAAAGGCTGCTTATTCTTTCTACAACGTCCACACCCAGACCCCTCTTCTAGACCTCATGAGCGACGCCCTTGTTCTCGCCAAAATG AAAGGGTTCGACGTGTTCAATGCACTGGATCTCATGGAGAACAAAACCTTCCTGGAGAAGCTCAAGTTTGGCATAGGGGATGGCAACCTGCAGTATTACCTGTACAACTGGAAATGCCCCAGCATGGGAGCAGAGAAG GTTGGGCTGGTGTTACAGTAA